The following are encoded in a window of Campylobacterota bacterium genomic DNA:
- a CDS encoding APC family permease, translating to MKKHTTISFWGGVLMTLNIIFGAGIFISPSKMATFAGPASFLGWLCLGLVLLPLVWAFAYAGSLFDGEGGFYQYCGQSLGQTAGFLAAWSYLLGYMSTASVITIVIRDELMQYGAFWIANDYPTLTAAGIILLFSSLNLFGLGAISKIQSIGTVIKILPLLFVIALIPFFPYTGISITPQDIVGIRYTIPFIIFAFFGIEICCNISHLMKGGVQQASRAIFTAFAMSVVIYTLFHFGLLGIMGAPGLMDYGVSAFPKFLGLSAPMTSFMQSFISFMILFTLLNAEYGLILTNVTNLQTLISNKLLPAHSFFGVTNRAHRPYRLVWLHALIMFGMVTLIAKPDIMMVLTSLGICGAYFLHALAVLVECCRRRYYGSIVLSLLALASCVVMVYYSWVRISDNPLYVSPMVVGLILGLLLYKTQTKNQTA from the coding sequence ATGAAGAAACATACAACGATATCCTTTTGGGGTGGCGTTTTGATGACACTCAATATTATTTTTGGTGCTGGAATTTTTATCAGCCCATCAAAAATGGCAACGTTTGCAGGACCAGCAAGTTTTCTTGGATGGCTTTGTTTAGGGCTTGTCTTGCTTCCACTCGTGTGGGCATTCGCCTATGCCGGCAGCTTGTTTGACGGTGAAGGTGGTTTTTATCAGTATTGCGGCCAAAGTCTTGGTCAGACTGCAGGCTTTTTGGCGGCATGGTCTTACTTGTTAGGCTACATGTCAACAGCAAGCGTTATAACTATTGTTATTCGTGATGAACTTATGCAGTACGGTGCATTTTGGATTGCAAATGATTATCCAACACTGACTGCTGCAGGCATAATTTTACTGTTTTCCTCGCTCAATTTGTTTGGGCTTGGTGCCATTAGTAAAATACAGAGCATTGGAACGGTAATTAAAATTTTACCCCTGCTTTTTGTGATTGCCTTGATTCCTTTTTTTCCTTATACCGGAATTTCAATTACCCCTCAAGATATTGTAGGCATTCGTTACACGATACCGTTTATAATCTTTGCATTTTTTGGCATAGAGATCTGCTGCAACATTAGCCATCTCATGAAGGGTGGTGTGCAACAAGCATCACGAGCAATTTTTACCGCGTTTGCCATGTCTGTGGTTATCTACACCTTGTTTCATTTTGGACTTCTTGGGATCATGGGTGCTCCCGGACTGATGGACTATGGCGTATCGGCATTTCCAAAATTTTTGGGTTTGTCAGCACCAATGACCAGTTTTATGCAAAGTTTTATCTCGTTTATGATTTTATTCACACTGCTCAATGCTGAATATGGTTTGATTTTGACAAATGTAACAAATCTGCAAACACTCATTTCAAATAAGTTGTTACCGGCGCATTCATTTTTTGGTGTAACCAACCGAGCTCATAGGCCGTACCGACTAGTGTGGTTGCATGCATTGATCATGTTTGGGATGGTGACTTTGATAGCAAAACCAGATATCATGATGGTACTCACCAGTCTTGGTATTTGTGGTGCTTACTTTTTGCATGCTTTGGCTGTTTTAGTGGAATGTTGTCGACGCAGATATTATGGGAGCATTGTCCTTAGCTTGTTAGCACTTGCCAGTTGCGTGGTCATGGTGTATTACAGCTGGGTCAGAATTAGTGATAATCCTTTGTATGTCTCACCGATGGTTGTTGGGCTGATTCTTGGTTTGCTCCTTTACAAGACACAGACAAAAAATCAAACCGCCTAG
- a CDS encoding peptidyl-prolyl cis-trans isomerase has product MKYKNSLISKTVLMALPFVILAGCDWCGCKKSDSAKPVEKTQEIIEEDTDKAVQEVADNSKPLCSIDGRAVITENEFNNSLTQMVQANPYFRGASADSLPVMIKRRFFDELVKQEVIVAHGIKNEIDKREEFIKAYNETKKLLKRSLYVQFFEKGIFDSVSVSEKDVEKYYNENKNRFVKVAGGTLVEGIKFDDEKQADEFLAKAKTNVVDFKKLATNTNEANFKDFGRISKNNNKEFGFDGTPEAVKEHVFNKMSKLPGVDKVKAGKEFWVVKASDKKDAEYFQLAEIKQQVEGILKNNTFREELDKNLKQVQNNFKVNINEDFFGEQEKMEAAQQQALNEISEQEAIATAA; this is encoded by the coding sequence ATGAAGTATAAAAATAGTTTGATTTCGAAAACCGTGTTGATGGCTCTTCCATTTGTCATTCTTGCTGGTTGCGACTGGTGTGGTTGCAAGAAAAGTGACTCCGCAAAGCCTGTAGAAAAAACGCAAGAAATCATTGAGGAAGACACAGACAAAGCTGTACAAGAAGTAGCAGATAACAGCAAACCGCTCTGCAGCATTGACGGAAGAGCGGTCATTACCGAAAATGAATTTAACAATAGCTTAACCCAGATGGTCCAAGCAAACCCATACTTTCGTGGGGCCAGCGCCGACTCACTGCCGGTTATGATCAAACGTCGCTTTTTTGACGAACTCGTTAAGCAAGAAGTTATTGTTGCCCATGGCATCAAAAACGAAATTGACAAACGTGAAGAGTTCATCAAGGCCTACAATGAAACCAAAAAACTTTTGAAACGCTCACTGTACGTCCAATTTTTTGAAAAAGGCATCTTCGATAGCGTTTCGGTTTCAGAAAAAGACGTAGAAAAGTACTACAACGAAAATAAAAATCGATTTGTCAAAGTTGCAGGTGGAACGCTTGTAGAGGGCATCAAGTTTGACGATGAAAAGCAAGCAGATGAATTCCTGGCTAAAGCGAAAACAAACGTTGTAGATTTCAAAAAACTTGCAACCAACACCAATGAAGCAAACTTTAAAGATTTTGGCCGCATCAGCAAAAACAATAACAAAGAATTTGGCTTTGATGGCACACCTGAAGCAGTTAAAGAACATGTCTTTAACAAAATGAGTAAGCTTCCTGGCGTTGATAAAGTTAAGGCGGGTAAAGAGTTCTGGGTTGTTAAAGCATCAGACAAAAAAGATGCCGAGTACTTCCAACTAGCAGAAATTAAACAGCAAGTTGAAGGAATTCTGAAAAACAATACCTTCCGCGAAGAACTTGATAAGAATCTCAAGCAAGTACAAAATAACTTTAAAGTAAACATCAACGAAGACTTCTTTGGCGAGCAAGAAAAAATGGAAGCTGCACAGCAACAAGCGCTGAACGAAATCAGCGAACAAGAAG
- a CDS encoding APC family permease, giving the protein MVKQGKLPVWAAILINVNIVIGSAFYMSVQKITMASGFLAPLSWLSCGMLLFPLIVVFATLAMRYPEAGGLYVYPQKCLGEFWGFISGWGYFIGTLAGNAAVIHAFSKAFQKIEGAKPALATYGMSGINFDIALVVLFTIFNLFNIEFLTRIQVALTLVKITPMCIALLSVPFLFKFENIISAPVAWPGFFRSLPIVLFSYIGIEACCAVIDKIENGRKSAARVIFISFAIIMAIYCLLQVVLLGIHGAVKINPFLELLGKMTTNQAIITWGNSLINVAMLASFLAGFYGMFYYNNWNLYAMAQEDTILFSDFLKRKTRNDVPWVCVLAQSLLIIFLLYFGRKSYYLITMSDFGVIIAYLLSTISFLTLHRTSYGLLALLSCGVVGYVCIDGLYNSGFVYVIPFVGVLAIGLVAHYVHCLLKRNSLNKGL; this is encoded by the coding sequence GTGGTAAAACAGGGTAAGCTGCCCGTTTGGGCAGCGATTTTGATTAACGTTAACATTGTTATTGGTAGCGCATTTTATATGAGTGTGCAAAAAATAACGATGGCTAGTGGTTTTCTTGCGCCGCTTTCTTGGCTATCGTGTGGAATGCTGCTTTTCCCTTTGATTGTTGTTTTTGCGACCCTTGCCATGCGCTATCCTGAAGCTGGTGGTTTGTATGTGTATCCACAAAAGTGTTTGGGAGAGTTTTGGGGGTTTATTAGTGGTTGGGGATATTTTATTGGAACGCTTGCAGGGAATGCAGCAGTAATTCATGCCTTTTCAAAAGCGTTTCAAAAGATTGAAGGAGCAAAGCCAGCGCTTGCTACCTATGGCATGTCTGGTATCAATTTTGATATTGCGCTGGTTGTTTTGTTTACCATCTTTAATTTGTTTAATATTGAGTTTTTAACACGTATTCAGGTTGCGCTTACGCTAGTAAAAATTACCCCTATGTGTATTGCGTTGCTTTCTGTACCATTTCTATTTAAGTTTGAGAACATTATTTCTGCACCTGTGGCGTGGCCTGGATTTTTTAGGTCTTTGCCGATTGTTTTATTTTCATATATAGGGATAGAGGCTTGCTGCGCGGTTATTGATAAGATTGAGAATGGCAGAAAAAGTGCTGCGCGGGTTATTTTCATTTCATTTGCAATAATCATGGCGATCTACTGTCTTCTTCAGGTTGTTTTACTTGGTATTCATGGTGCGGTTAAGATTAATCCGTTTCTTGAGTTGTTGGGTAAAATGACAACCAATCAAGCCATTATCACATGGGGTAACTCACTGATCAATGTAGCAATGTTGGCATCATTTTTAGCCGGTTTTTATGGGATGTTTTATTACAACAACTGGAACTTATATGCCATGGCCCAGGAAGATACAATTTTATTTTCGGACTTTTTAAAAAGAAAAACACGCAATGATGTACCATGGGTTTGCGTGTTAGCACAGTCGCTGTTGATTATCTTTTTGCTTTATTTTGGTAGAAAAAGTTACTATCTGATTACCATGAGTGATTTTGGCGTCATTATAGCGTATCTTTTAAGTACTATTTCCTTTTTAACGTTGCATCGAACAAGCTATGGTCTGCTTGCTTTGCTTAGCTGTGGCGTTGTTGGATACGTTTGTATTGATGGACTTTATAATTCAGGCTTTGTCTACGTCATACCATTTGTGGGTGTCTTAGCAATTGGTCTTGTAGCACATTATGTGCATTGTTTACTAAAAAGAAACTCTCTTAATAAAGGGCTTTAG
- the thrS gene encoding threonine--tRNA ligase, with translation MDDKEYLHNLRHSAAHLLAQAVLELYPDTKLTIGPVTEHGFFYDFLPSKNFKEDDLPRIEEKMRELVKRDYKITGKQIPKEQARPYFKDNQFKQEIIDIVEDDTVGVYWQGEFYDLCKGGHVDSIGQIKNFKLTAISGAYWRGDRDGIALQRISGVAFATKQDLDDYLKRVEEAQLYDHRRLGKQLDLFSFHDVAPGLPFFHHKGLTIYRELVGFLRKLLIERDYQEIATPQIMNEQLWKTSGHYDNYKDHMYFTQVDEENFCVRPMNCPGSILLYKERPHSYRELPLRLSEFGFVNRYELSGVMHGLFRVRGFTIDDAHIYCMPDQIEEEIKQLIELSKKIYETFEFKKVDMAVSTRPEKYIGSDEVWEKATNALKGALEKSGMDYKVQEGEGAFYGPKIEMKIHDAMGREWQCGTIQVDFVQADNFELEYIDSDQSRKKPVIIHRALLGSVERFMGILLEHYKGHLPFWLSPLQVRVLTITDQQVEYAQAVCKKLRAAGIRAELDRSGDQISAQVRRAQVDKVPWMLVIGKKEVEQNTVTLRHTDGKQEFGQTLESILDRAKELMNV, from the coding sequence ATGGATGATAAAGAGTACCTACATAATTTGCGCCATTCTGCAGCGCACTTGTTAGCTCAAGCGGTTTTAGAGCTTTATCCAGACACTAAGTTGACTATCGGCCCAGTTACAGAACACGGATTTTTTTACGATTTTTTGCCGTCAAAAAATTTCAAAGAAGATGACTTGCCTCGTATTGAAGAAAAAATGCGTGAACTGGTCAAGCGTGACTATAAAATTACCGGTAAGCAAATTCCAAAAGAGCAAGCACGGCCTTATTTTAAAGATAACCAATTTAAACAAGAGATAATCGACATTGTTGAAGATGACACTGTCGGTGTGTACTGGCAGGGTGAATTTTATGACTTGTGTAAGGGTGGGCACGTTGACTCAATTGGCCAGATTAAAAATTTTAAGTTAACTGCTATTTCCGGTGCCTACTGGCGAGGTGACCGCGACGGTATCGCACTACAACGCATTAGTGGTGTGGCCTTTGCAACAAAGCAGGACTTAGACGATTATCTTAAACGTGTTGAGGAAGCTCAGTTGTACGACCATCGTCGTTTGGGTAAGCAGCTTGATTTGTTTTCTTTCCACGACGTTGCTCCGGGACTTCCATTTTTCCACCACAAGGGCTTGACGATTTATCGTGAGCTTGTTGGGTTCTTGCGAAAGCTTTTGATCGAGCGGGATTATCAAGAAATCGCAACACCGCAGATTATGAACGAGCAGCTTTGGAAAACATCAGGACACTACGATAATTACAAAGACCACATGTATTTTACTCAGGTTGATGAAGAAAACTTTTGTGTACGGCCAATGAACTGCCCGGGGTCAATTTTGCTGTACAAAGAACGCCCTCATTCATATCGAGAGCTTCCACTGCGTCTTTCAGAGTTTGGATTTGTTAATCGTTATGAGTTATCCGGTGTGATGCATGGTTTGTTTCGGGTCAGAGGTTTTACTATTGATGATGCTCACATTTATTGTATGCCAGATCAAATTGAAGAAGAGATCAAACAGTTGATTGAATTGTCGAAAAAGATCTATGAAACATTCGAGTTTAAAAAAGTTGATATGGCTGTATCAACCCGTCCAGAAAAGTATATTGGTTCAGACGAGGTTTGGGAAAAGGCAACCAATGCATTAAAAGGTGCTCTTGAAAAGAGTGGCATGGACTACAAAGTGCAGGAGGGCGAGGGTGCTTTTTATGGTCCAAAAATTGAGATGAAGATTCATGATGCCATGGGGCGTGAATGGCAATGTGGAACCATTCAGGTTGACTTTGTACAAGCAGATAACTTTGAACTTGAATATATTGACTCAGACCAATCTCGTAAAAAGCCGGTCATTATCCACCGAGCGTTGTTGGGTTCGGTTGAGCGCTTTATGGGTATTTTGCTTGAGCATTATAAAGGTCACTTGCCATTTTGGTTGTCACCGCTTCAGGTACGAGTTTTGACTATCACCGATCAACAAGTCGAGTATGCCCAAGCGGTTTGTAAAAAGTTAAGAGCTGCTGGTATTCGAGCCGAGCTTGACAGGTCTGGTGATCAGATTTCAGCACAAGTGCGTAGAGCGCAGGTTGATAAAGTGCCGTGGATGCTTGTTATCGGTAAAAAAGAGGTAGAGCAAAACACGGTAACCCTACGCCACACCGATGGTAAACAAGAATTTGGTCAGACGCTTGAGAGCATACTTGATCGAGCAAAAGAATTAATGAACGTGTAA